The Candidatus Binataceae bacterium region ACCGCCGCGTAGTACAGATAGCGAGCCATCAGAAACCCTTTGGAAACGTCGGTGTCGCGCGAGGCGACGGTCCGCAGAAGTTTCACCAAGGCCACCGCGCCGAGGCCGGTCAAGTCGCCCAGCAGCAGGACCGCCATCTCACGCGGACGCTTCGGAAAAACCCAGTTCTGGTCACCTCTCCTGCGTACCCAATCGGGGTCGCGGTCGGTATTCAGGTAGCGGTGATGAGCGAAGTGGTTGGCGCGATATGAACGTGCCGAAATCAAGACGGGCCAGGCCAACACCAGTTCTGACACCCAATCGTTGATTTTTCGGTTCCGACAAAGGCGATAGTGGGTGCCTTCGTGCAGCATGATCATGAGCGAGTGTTGACGCGTCGCAATCACGACGATAGTTGCCAAGTAGAGCCATGGTTCCCAGAATCTTTCACAAGCCCGAATCGCAATCAGGATCAGCATCCACTCGATGATGATGTGTAGAGCGCTTCGTACGGTACTTATTTCCGACAGCTCCATC contains the following coding sequences:
- a CDS encoding fatty acid desaturase, which produces MNLELPITESFPEPEEQRAMLTKRELMELSEISTVRSALHIIIEWMLILIAIRACERFWEPWLYLATIVVIATRQHSLMIMLHEGTHYRLCRNRKINDWVSELVLAWPVLISARSYRANHFAHHRYLNTDRDPDWVRRRGDQNWVFPKRPREMAVLLLGDLTGLGAVALVKLLRTVASRDTDVSKGFLMARYLYYAAVMAIALWTGTAHLLFLYWFVPLFTCLVCIFRIRSIAEHSALGAARTPYAGTRTTLPSFLERIFLAPNNVNYHLEHHMYPSVPFFRLPRLHALLRTKPEFRKAHMTRGYVGVLRECVADADSLANGEARPKHLDLVLQASTVAGPG